In Clostridium sp. JN-1, one genomic interval encodes:
- a CDS encoding DUF2953 domain-containing protein, protein MLIIFLKILFIFLGFIFLLLLITIFSPCKYNLNIEVNDGKVIFYIEISMIFHLFKLMISMENSKCRIKLTVLGMHIPLEFSKKGSSDKNSKSLHKYKLNFLNGKFLISCMSYFKEVIALLKPKYIEVSGIYGLYDPAETGFMCGFISMFSQAVKEDYLHVNLEPDFENQVININANMYGELILFSVICKTLKFIRKDEVREVLIEKF, encoded by the coding sequence GTGCTTATCATATTCTTGAAGATATTATTTATATTTTTAGGTTTCATATTTTTACTGCTTTTAATAACAATATTTTCACCGTGTAAATATAATTTAAATATAGAGGTAAATGATGGAAAGGTAATTTTTTATATAGAAATATCCATGATATTTCACTTATTCAAACTTATGATTTCTATGGAAAACTCTAAATGTAGAATTAAATTAACTGTCTTGGGTATGCATATTCCATTAGAGTTCAGTAAAAAGGGTTCTAGTGATAAAAATTCTAAAAGCTTACATAAATATAAACTTAATTTTTTAAATGGGAAATTTTTGATTTCATGTATGTCTTATTTTAAGGAAGTTATTGCACTTTTGAAACCAAAGTATATAGAAGTAAGCGGTATATATGGTCTTTATGATCCAGCAGAAACTGGTTTTATGTGCGGCTTTATTTCAATGTTTTCGCAGGCGGTGAAAGAAGATTATTTACATGTAAATCTTGAGCCGGATTTTGAAAATCAAGTTATAAATATAAATGCAAATATGTATGGAGAGTTGATTTTATTTTCTGTAATTTGTAAAACTCTCAAATTTATAAGGAAAGACGAAGTTAGAGAAGTCTTAATTGAAAAATTTTAA
- a CDS encoding MarR family transcriptional regulator — MRKMEDEELSENNELTARQADRIIKAFKNIGKTFGDKFRKSAKQYGFTSPQLSVIFHLYKTPGITLNELSEHMMLTKSTVSGIINRLVNQEVVVREVPKNNRRIIKLSLSEEFIKNNNVINMKKNFAYDIIANAVKNLDPKELENIVYSLEKLNSLMQDNNDDK; from the coding sequence ATGAGAAAAATGGAGGATGAAGAATTATCAGAGAATAATGAATTGACAGCAAGGCAGGCAGATAGAATAATTAAGGCATTTAAGAATATTGGAAAAACTTTTGGAGATAAGTTTAGGAAGAGTGCTAAACAATATGGATTTACATCACCACAGCTTTCGGTTATATTTCATCTTTATAAGACGCCTGGAATAACTCTTAATGAACTTAGTGAACATATGATGTTAACTAAGAGTACTGTTTCAGGTATAATAAACCGCCTGGTAAATCAGGAAGTTGTTGTTAGGGAAGTACCTAAGAATAATAGAAGAATTATAAAATTGTCATTATCAGAAGAATTTATAAAGAATAATAATGTTATAAATATGAAAAAAAATTTTGCATATGATATTATAGCTAATGCAGTAAAAAATTTAGACCCTAAAGAATTGGAAAACATAGTTTACAGCTTGGAAAAGCTAAATTCACTGATGCAAGATAATAATGATGATAAATAA
- a CDS encoding amino acid permease — MSKNGLKKEIGLMPALATVIGIVIGAGVFFKPTAVFTATGAPGLGLIAWILGGIITIAGGLTAAEVSAAIPKTGGMLAYLQEAYGDMWSYLLGWAQTLIYFPANVAALAIIFGTQSVSLLGLSDSMIVPIAIGISVFLFIMNALGSKTGAAIQTISTICKLIPLFVIIVVGLAHGNGGAARLFPVVAANHPVGTSLGSALVATMFAYDGWINVGAIAGEMKNPGKDLPRAIVGGLSLVMGVYLLINIAYLFVLPASSLAASKTPAAAVANVIFGKTGGQIITIGILISVFGTINGYTLTGMRIPYAMALENKLPGSKWLAKLSPKSKVPVNSGILLLIISVIFIFSGKFDQLTDLLIFVIWIFYTMTFFAVFVLRKKQPDLYRPYKVPLYPVIPIIAIVGGFYIVLNTLFTQPLNAGLGLVITLIGLPVYASRKDKFVKVEDEDSTKSDN; from the coding sequence ATGAGTAAAAATGGATTAAAAAAAGAAATAGGTTTAATGCCTGCCCTTGCTACCGTTATCGGTATAGTTATAGGTGCAGGTGTATTTTTTAAACCTACAGCCGTCTTTACTGCAACAGGAGCTCCAGGTCTCGGACTTATAGCATGGATACTTGGAGGAATTATAACTATAGCAGGAGGACTTACAGCAGCTGAAGTTTCTGCAGCAATTCCAAAGACAGGTGGTATGCTTGCATATCTTCAAGAAGCTTATGGTGATATGTGGTCTTACCTGCTTGGATGGGCACAAACTTTAATATACTTTCCAGCTAACGTTGCTGCACTTGCTATAATTTTTGGAACTCAATCAGTTTCACTGCTCGGATTAAGTGATTCAATGATAGTCCCAATAGCTATTGGAATTTCTGTATTCTTATTTATAATGAATGCATTAGGTTCAAAAACTGGCGCTGCAATACAAACGATTTCAACTATATGTAAGTTAATACCTTTGTTTGTAATTATAGTAGTAGGACTTGCACACGGAAACGGCGGGGCAGCTAGATTATTTCCTGTAGTAGCTGCAAATCATCCAGTAGGTACAAGCCTTGGTTCAGCACTTGTAGCAACAATGTTTGCTTATGATGGATGGATAAACGTAGGTGCTATAGCTGGAGAAATGAAAAACCCTGGGAAAGACTTACCAAGGGCAATTGTTGGTGGTTTATCATTAGTTATGGGTGTTTATTTACTAATCAACATAGCTTACTTATTCGTATTACCTGCAAGCAGTCTTGCAGCATCAAAAACACCAGCAGCTGCTGTAGCTAATGTAATATTTGGAAAAACGGGCGGACAAATAATAACTATAGGTATATTAATATCAGTGTTTGGTACAATAAATGGATATACGCTTACAGGTATGAGAATACCATATGCAATGGCTTTAGAAAATAAATTACCTGGAAGCAAATGGCTAGCAAAATTAAGTCCAAAATCCAAAGTACCTGTAAATAGCGGAATATTATTATTGATAATCTCAGTAATATTTATATTCTCCGGAAAATTTGACCAGTTAACAGACTTACTAATATTTGTAATATGGATTTTCTACACAATGACTTTCTTTGCAGTATTTGTATTAAGAAAGAAACAACCAGATCTTTACAGACCATATAAAGTTCCTCTTTATCCAGTAATACCTATCATAGCTATAGTAGGAGGATTTTATATAGTACTTAATACATTGTTCACTCAACCTTTAAATGCAGGACTAGGACTAGTTATAACATTGATAGGTCTTCCTGTGTATGCATCAAGAAAGGACAAATTTGTAAAAGTTGAAGATGAAGATTCTACTAAAAGTGACAATTAA
- the sdaAB gene encoding L-serine ammonia-lyase, iron-sulfur-dependent subunit beta — protein MREYSVFDILGPIMIGPSSSHTAGAARLGKVAKTIAGGKIKKVEFLLHGSFAKTYKGHGTDKALVAGILGMNPWDERLKNSMKMAKEKGIEVKFVETDLGDVHPNTVKFLITKENDSTIEVMGSSIGGGNILITEVDGDQVEFSGTYPTILINHIDVPGMVAKVSDILYDHNINIAFMKVYRKSTKGASAAMVFEVDDKINNDVTNEISKVPNIHKVIAINPVSEEE, from the coding sequence ATGAGAGAGTATAGTGTTTTTGATATTTTAGGCCCAATAATGATAGGACCATCAAGTTCCCATACAGCTGGAGCTGCAAGGCTTGGAAAAGTTGCAAAAACCATAGCAGGTGGAAAAATTAAGAAAGTAGAATTTTTATTACATGGTTCATTTGCAAAAACTTATAAAGGACACGGTACAGACAAAGCACTTGTTGCAGGAATACTTGGCATGAATCCTTGGGACGAAAGATTAAAAAACTCCATGAAAATGGCTAAAGAAAAAGGCATTGAAGTTAAATTTGTAGAAACTGACCTTGGGGATGTGCATCCTAATACAGTAAAATTTTTGATAACTAAAGAAAACGATTCAACAATTGAAGTAATGGGAAGTTCCATAGGCGGAGGAAACATACTTATTACTGAAGTTGACGGTGATCAAGTTGAGTTTTCTGGAACTTATCCAACTATACTTATAAATCATATTGATGTACCAGGTATGGTTGCAAAAGTATCTGATATATTGTATGACCATAATATAAATATTGCATTCATGAAAGTATACAGAAAAAGTACAAAGGGTGCAAGTGCAGCCATGGTATTTGAAGTTGATGATAAAATAAATAATGATGTAACTAATGAGATAAGCAAAGTACCAAATATACACAAAGTAATAGCCATAAATCCCGTAAGTGAGGAGGAATAA
- the sdaAA gene encoding L-serine ammonia-lyase, iron-sulfur-dependent, subunit alpha, translating into MVNHGNELIKVCNEKNMTIWEYALHEESKASGLTLDKVFEKMRKNLKVMQASAEHGLNNKIKSVSGLIGGDAYKLNEYANSNETLTGNFMVMAMARALSCSEVNAAMGKIVAAPTAGSCGILPAVIISAGEKLKKTEDEMVQALFTASGVGVIIAKNATMAGAEGGCQAECGSAAAMASAAVVEMMGGTPSQALNAAAIVIKNILGLVCDPIAGLVEIPCAKRNASGTVSALTTADMVMSGITSKIPFDDTVSAMYRVGKQLPCELRETALGGLAVTETGLKLKKQVFGK; encoded by the coding sequence ATGGTAAACCACGGAAATGAACTTATAAAAGTATGTAATGAAAAAAATATGACAATATGGGAGTACGCACTCCATGAAGAATCGAAGGCAAGCGGACTTACTTTAGATAAGGTCTTTGAAAAAATGAGAAAGAATTTAAAGGTAATGCAAGCTTCTGCTGAACATGGATTGAACAATAAAATAAAATCCGTAAGTGGTCTCATAGGCGGTGATGCATATAAATTAAATGAATATGCAAACTCAAATGAAACTTTAACAGGAAACTTCATGGTAATGGCAATGGCAAGAGCACTTTCTTGTTCTGAAGTAAATGCCGCAATGGGTAAAATAGTTGCTGCACCTACAGCAGGTTCGTGCGGAATACTTCCTGCAGTAATAATAAGTGCAGGTGAAAAACTTAAAAAGACAGAAGATGAAATGGTACAAGCACTATTTACAGCATCAGGTGTTGGAGTAATAATAGCAAAGAATGCAACTATGGCTGGTGCAGAAGGAGGATGTCAAGCTGAATGTGGTTCTGCAGCAGCAATGGCATCTGCAGCTGTCGTAGAAATGATGGGTGGAACTCCATCTCAAGCATTGAATGCAGCTGCTATCGTAATAAAAAATATTCTTGGTCTTGTATGTGACCCAATAGCAGGACTCGTAGAAATACCTTGTGCAAAGAGAAATGCATCTGGTACAGTAAGTGCATTAACAACAGCAGATATGGTTATGTCAGGCATTACAAGCAAAATACCTTTTGATGACACAGTTTCAGCAATGTATAGAGTTGGAAAACAGCTTCCATGTGAGTTAAGGGAAACAGCACTTGGAGGTTTAGCAGTAACAGAAACAGGCTTGAAACTTAAAAAACAAGTTTTTGGAAAATAA
- a CDS encoding class I SAM-dependent RNA methyltransferase, whose product MDYTLIATSTFGLEGVVAKELKELGYEDLKVENGKVTFSGDEMDIVTCNLWLRTADRVLINMAEFKAESFEELFQGTLAVDWGSLMPEDAFMHVTGKSVKSQLHSVPDCQSIVKKAVIEAMKREYPSGNFDETGAEYKIEVGILKDIVTLTVDTSGPGLHKRGYRENAGGAPIKETLAAALVLLSKWEPSHILADPMCGSGTIAIEAALIAKNIAPGLNRSFVSEKWDVIPQDLWSDLRKHARNSINDKELRILASDIDGRVLRTARENAEKAGVSEYISFQKLPVQEFSSKKKCGFIISNPPYGERLGEVEEAEKLYEDMGKVFSNLEEWSYFIITAHQGFEKHFGKKSDKNRKLYNGRIKCYYYQYFA is encoded by the coding sequence ATGGATTATACATTAATTGCAACATCAACTTTTGGACTAGAAGGTGTGGTTGCAAAAGAACTTAAGGAACTTGGATACGAAGACTTAAAGGTTGAAAACGGTAAAGTCACCTTTAGTGGAGATGAAATGGATATAGTTACATGTAATTTGTGGCTTAGGACAGCTGATAGGGTGCTTATAAATATGGCTGAATTTAAGGCTGAAAGTTTTGAAGAGCTTTTTCAAGGTACTCTAGCTGTCGACTGGGGAAGTTTAATGCCGGAAGATGCATTTATGCATGTAACTGGAAAGTCAGTTAAGTCACAGCTTCACAGTGTACCTGATTGTCAATCAATAGTAAAAAAGGCTGTTATTGAAGCTATGAAAAGGGAGTATCCTTCTGGAAACTTTGATGAAACTGGTGCAGAGTATAAAATAGAAGTTGGCATTTTAAAGGACATAGTTACTCTTACAGTTGATACTTCAGGTCCGGGATTACATAAAAGGGGATATAGAGAAAATGCAGGAGGTGCACCAATTAAAGAAACTCTTGCAGCAGCTTTGGTGCTTTTGAGCAAATGGGAGCCTTCACATATACTTGCTGATCCAATGTGCGGATCTGGCACTATTGCAATAGAAGCAGCTTTAATAGCAAAAAATATAGCACCTGGGTTAAACAGAAGTTTTGTTTCTGAAAAGTGGGATGTAATTCCACAGGACTTATGGAGTGACTTGAGAAAACATGCTAGAAATTCTATAAATGACAAGGAACTCAGAATTCTTGCGTCAGATATAGATGGAAGAGTGCTTAGAACAGCAAGAGAAAATGCTGAAAAAGCAGGAGTTAGTGAGTACATATCATTTCAAAAACTTCCAGTACAGGAGTTTAGCTCAAAGAAAAAGTGCGGCTTTATAATAAGCAATCCGCCTTATGGAGAGAGACTTGGAGAGGTAGAAGAAGCTGAAAAACTATACGAAGATATGGGAAAGGTATTTTCAAATCTTGAAGAATGGTCTTACTTTATAATAACAGCACATCAAGGTTTTGAAAAACACTTTGGAAAAAAGTCTGACAAAAACAGAAAGCTCTACAATGGAAGAATTAAGTGTTATTATTACCAATACTTTGCATAA
- a CDS encoding FAD:protein FMN transferase produces MALNNDIIKMYLFADWSDQKIMKKVICILICTLFVLPLSACSSPGIFGSKNKMYKEDFMTMDTSMELSASGPNAQKAVEESKKKLFELNDMASSTIKTSDVSKINDAAGKEYVKVHPEIIKMILASQKYSDITNGEYDLTVGPIINLWGIGTDKERIPEGSEIKAKLPLVGYKKISVNQEDSSVMLKDPGMAIDLGGVAKGFAADEVLKIYKKYNIENGLINLGSSSMYAVGKNEDNGDWKIGIKHPRSEASDNLLGILSISNQGISTSGDYERYFVKNGRRYFHIMNPKTGYPVNNGIMSATVVVDESIPDANMTADILSLVIFELGPEKGIKLINSMPKVSCEVTMTDYTIYTSNGFKDKMSDLNKDFKYKDLPGK; encoded by the coding sequence ATGGCTTTAAATAATGATATAATTAAAATGTATTTGTTTGCAGATTGGAGTGATCAAAAGATAATGAAGAAAGTTATATGCATTTTAATATGTACATTGTTTGTTTTGCCATTGAGTGCATGTTCAAGCCCAGGTATCTTTGGCAGTAAAAATAAGATGTATAAAGAAGATTTTATGACAATGGATACTTCTATGGAGCTGAGTGCTTCTGGACCAAATGCACAAAAGGCAGTTGAAGAAAGTAAAAAGAAATTATTTGAATTAAATGATATGGCAAGTAGTACTATAAAAACAAGTGATGTTAGTAAAATCAATGATGCTGCTGGAAAAGAGTATGTAAAAGTTCATCCTGAAATAATTAAAATGATTTTAGCCTCTCAAAAGTATTCTGATATAACTAATGGAGAATATGATTTAACAGTTGGTCCTATAATAAATTTATGGGGTATAGGCACTGATAAGGAGAGAATACCAGAAGGCAGTGAAATCAAAGCTAAGCTGCCTTTAGTTGGATATAAAAAAATTAGTGTAAACCAAGAAGACAGCAGTGTTATGCTTAAAGATCCCGGTATGGCGATAGACCTTGGAGGTGTTGCAAAGGGATTTGCAGCAGATGAGGTACTTAAAATTTATAAAAAGTATAATATAGAAAACGGACTCATAAATTTAGGATCAAGTTCCATGTATGCAGTTGGGAAAAATGAAGACAATGGAGATTGGAAAATTGGAATTAAGCATCCTAGAAGTGAAGCAAGCGATAATTTATTAGGAATACTCAGCATATCAAATCAAGGAATATCCACGTCAGGTGACTATGAAAGGTATTTTGTAAAAAATGGAAGAAGGTATTTCCATATAATGAATCCTAAAACTGGTTATCCTGTTAATAATGGAATAATGAGTGCTACAGTAGTGGTTGATGAGAGCATTCCAGATGCAAATATGACAGCTGATATACTATCTTTAGTTATTTTTGAACTTGGACCTGAGAAAGGTATAAAGCTTATAAATAGTATGCCTAAAGTATCATGTGAAGTTACTATGACAGATTATACAATCTATACATCTAATGGATTTAAAGATAAGATGTCAGACTTAAATAAGGATTTTAAATATAAAGATTTGCCTGGTAAGTAG